A section of the Methanosphaera sp. genome encodes:
- the comB gene encoding 2-phosphosulfolactate phosphatase: protein MNINVSLCNCKTDDVAIVVDQVRASTTITVALNYFNKVIPLNDSQKALKIKEEDDDVILAGEESSKLIEGFDINNSPVEVTNYPNCDTLVLKTTNGTKILEQVEENDGVTTLIGTAINAEAVAKEALRLAKNEIYVVMAGRRGGFNIEDAIGAGIIVEEILKNSQEECKLNDSAVASLNLASDHEKACELILNSEGGIRLKKCGSFDDVKVCTKINEYSNVAIYEDGYLRNIN from the coding sequence ATGAATATAAATGTAAGTTTATGTAACTGTAAGACAGATGATGTTGCAATTGTTGTTGACCAAGTAAGAGCAAGTACAACAATAACTGTAGCATTAAATTATTTTAATAAAGTAATACCTCTAAATGATAGTCAAAAAGCACTTAAAATTAAAGAGGAAGATGATGATGTTATTCTTGCAGGTGAAGAATCTTCAAAACTCATTGAAGGATTTGATATTAACAACTCCCCTGTTGAAGTTACAAATTATCCAAATTGTGACACACTTGTTCTTAAAACAACAAATGGTACTAAAATTCTTGAACAAGTCGAAGAAAATGATGGAGTTACAACACTCATTGGTACAGCTATAAATGCAGAAGCTGTTGCAAAAGAAGCATTACGTCTTGCAAAAAATGAAATATATGTGGTTATGGCAGGAAGACGTGGAGGATTTAATATTGAAGATGCAATAGGTGCTGGAATTATTGTTGAGGAAATCCTTAAAAACTCTCAGGAAGAATGTAAACTCAATGATTCTGCTGTTGCAAGCTTAAATCTTGCAAGTGATCATGAAAAAGCATGTGAACTTATCTTAAATTCTGAAGGTGGAATTCGTCTTAAAAAATGTGGTTCATTTGATGATGTTAAAGTATGTACAAAAATTAATGAATATAGTAATGTTGCAATCTATGAAGATGGATACTTACGTAATATAAACTAA
- a CDS encoding stage II sporulation protein M, with amino-acid sequence MSENDDKTNNIIQLTENSEKIIQKAQNNQSKPRSIHNVNLYMLMCMTGLLVYLVFLGLQNTKYSDVMMMEMPLLVIFTLALTYLTQNGHKYTGYFAFIVFTVLFLELCRPIAIITLIVLTVQIGIQCIMKIYLNRDDFQVEFKPIRAGSKKQRIKDVFSRLKYHILLSALLLFIGCVFGYLFPDVFQSILVSPLDGMRQSANSITTMGLFINNSSVAVMMIAASICLSLPTVYLSFFNGLFIGFVGTQTPFATLIAFTLPHGIFELTAIVIAGAIAFRITQALFEVFNGVINSKVKFADELKVAYHMIADCIIPVIVMFILLIIAAFIEANLTISIGQLLLTPL; translated from the coding sequence GTGAGTGAAAATGATGACAAAACAAACAACATAATACAACTAACAGAAAATTCAGAAAAAATAATACAGAAAGCTCAAAACAACCAAAGCAAGCCACGAAGCATACATAATGTAAATTTATACATGCTTATGTGTATGACAGGACTTCTAGTATATCTTGTATTTTTAGGATTGCAAAATACTAAATACTCAGATGTAATGATGATGGAAATGCCACTTCTTGTAATATTTACACTTGCTTTAACATACCTTACACAAAATGGACATAAATATACAGGATATTTTGCATTTATAGTTTTTACAGTATTATTCCTAGAATTATGCAGGCCAATTGCAATTATCACACTAATAGTACTTACTGTACAAATTGGTATTCAATGCATAATGAAAATTTATTTAAATAGAGACGATTTCCAAGTAGAATTTAAACCTATTCGTGCTGGAAGTAAAAAACAAAGAATTAAAGATGTATTTTCAAGACTAAAATATCATATTCTTCTTTCAGCATTACTATTATTTATTGGATGTGTATTTGGGTATTTATTCCCTGATGTATTCCAGTCAATACTTGTATCACCACTTGATGGTATGAGACAATCAGCAAATTCTATTACAACAATGGGATTATTTATAAATAATTCATCTGTTGCTGTGATGATGATTGCAGCTTCAATATGTCTTAGTCTACCTACTGTGTATCTATCATTTTTCAATGGTCTTTTCATTGGATTTGTAGGAACACAAACACCATTTGCAACACTTATTGCTTTTACTCTTCCACATGGAATATTTGAATTAACAGCAATAGTGATTGCTGGTGCTATAGCATTTAGAATAACACAGGCATTATTTGAAGTATTTAATGGAGTAATAAATTCAAAAGTTAAATTTGCAGATGAATTAAAAGTAGCATATCATATGATAGCAGATTGTATAATTCCAGTAATTGTTATGTTTATATTACTTATTATAGCAGCATTTATTGAAGCTAACTTAACTATATCTATAGGACAATTACTTCTAACTCCATTATAA
- the cobM gene encoding precorrin-4 C(11)-methyltransferase — MNFDEYKGKVIFVGAGPGAPDLITVRGAEAVKNADVIIYAGSLVNPAILDMAKDDAKIYDSAEMNLDEIIDVIKTAHEENKITARVHTGDPSIYGAIAEQINQLRELDIEFTIIPGVSSLFGTAAALESQLTLPEVSQTIIITRPEGRTPKPSKEALAKLATHNATMCIFLGIHMIEEVVEELKKEYDAKTPVAIVKKATWPDQEILRGNLDNIAQKVHEAGFTKTAMIVVGDVLDQQSGEQSKLYDPHFAHMYRDAKDDE, encoded by the coding sequence ATGAATTTTGATGAATATAAAGGAAAAGTAATATTTGTAGGAGCAGGACCTGGTGCACCAGATCTTATAACAGTTAGAGGAGCAGAAGCTGTAAAAAATGCTGATGTTATTATTTATGCAGGATCACTTGTAAATCCAGCAATACTTGACATGGCAAAAGATGATGCAAAAATCTATGACAGTGCAGAAATGAACCTAGATGAAATCATAGATGTTATAAAAACAGCACATGAAGAAAATAAAATTACAGCAAGAGTACATACTGGTGATCCATCAATTTATGGTGCAATTGCAGAACAAATCAACCAACTCAGAGAACTTGATATTGAATTTACAATAATTCCTGGTGTAAGTAGTTTATTTGGTACAGCAGCAGCACTTGAATCACAACTCACACTACCTGAAGTATCACAGACAATTATTATCACAAGACCTGAAGGTAGAACACCTAAACCTTCAAAAGAAGCTCTTGCAAAACTTGCAACACACAATGCTACAATGTGTATCTTCCTAGGTATTCACATGATTGAAGAAGTTGTAGAAGAACTTAAAAAAGAATATGATGCAAAAACACCTGTTGCAATAGTTAAAAAAGCAACATGGCCAGATCAGGAAATCCTACGTGGAAATCTTGACAACATAGCACAAAAAGTACACGAAGCAGGATTTACAAAAACTGCTATGATTGTTGTTGGAGATGTACTTGACCAACAAAGTGGAGAACAATCAAAACTTTATGATCCACACTTTGCACACATGTATCGTGATGCAAAAGATGATGAATAG
- a CDS encoding glycosyltransferase family 2 protein — translation MSKVAVLLPAYNEEVSIASMIILSSQYADEVIVIDDGSSDRTKLVSQQANATVLSHETNKGKGAALKTGFEYAKKNNFDIVVTIDADGQHNPAEIPDVIKPIVEGNADIVNGSRYLNGQDTDTPIYRRVGQTVLDSATNIASGVKLTDTQSGFRAFSAYSIDHFNFDPDGFGIESDMIIESAKNNLTIAEVQITVRYDVYTTTDNPITQGLSVLMRIFEIMRFNRPLYFYGIGGAIVIFIGLLISLTVYLSSAMSNIYLLALGLCVVIMGVILVFMGLISDTVSYLKK, via the coding sequence ATGAGTAAAGTTGCTGTATTACTGCCTGCATACAATGAAGAGGTATCCATTGCAAGTATGATTATTTTATCATCACAATATGCAGATGAAGTAATTGTAATTGATGATGGAAGTAGTGATAGAACAAAACTAGTATCACAACAAGCAAATGCAACAGTACTATCACATGAAACAAACAAGGGAAAAGGAGCTGCACTAAAAACAGGATTTGAATATGCAAAGAAAAACAACTTTGATATTGTTGTAACAATAGATGCAGATGGACAACATAATCCTGCTGAAATTCCAGATGTTATAAAGCCAATAGTTGAAGGTAATGCTGATATTGTAAATGGAAGCCGTTATCTTAATGGTCAAGATACAGACACACCAATATATAGACGTGTTGGTCAAACAGTTCTTGATTCTGCAACAAACATAGCAAGTGGAGTTAAATTAACAGATACACAGAGTGGATTTAGGGCATTTTCTGCATATTCAATTGATCATTTTAATTTTGATCCTGATGGATTTGGTATTGAATCTGACATGATTATAGAATCAGCAAAAAATAATCTTACAATTGCAGAGGTACAAATTACTGTAAGATACGATGTATATACAACAACAGACAATCCAATAACACAGGGACTAAGTGTACTTATGAGGATATTTGAAATTATGCGCTTTAATAGACCATTATACTTCTATGGTATAGGTGGTGCTATTGTAATATTTATAGGACTTCTAATTTCACTAACAGTTTACTTGTCATCTGCAATGAGTAATATATATCTTCTTGCACTGGGACTTTGTGTTGTTATTATGGGAGTAATACTTGTATTTATGGGACTTATATCTGATACTGTTTCATATCTCAAAAAATAG
- a CDS encoding GDP-mannose 4,6-dehydratase: protein MNFKDKNVLITGISGFVGAYLAERLVNEGSNVYGIIRRRSDGQTPANIKNHELEDKITPITGNLKDITSIANAIDEAQPDYVFHLAAQSFVPQSFDNPADTEQNNSMGTSNLLEAMRMKDSDARMIFAGSSEEYGLVISSKQQYDHVIGQYGTIFPDLKEGQTNELPISETNPLRPMSPYAVSKVYGDFLTRNYYHSYGLDTVVSRAFNHEGAGRGKMFVTSVVTNQVMQLKMGLCDKITIGNVNAFRDWTHVNDIVDGYLTLATKANSGDVYNQGSMRTNSILSYILLSLQEAGYNVEEISTFNGDKKITDPAAINNDKYYGVAFDKTKVDSMLLDGEVEYTIEDKGIIVKTDKEDVKVEFNAARFRPAEVPILFSNTEKIQKLGVQPKHTVSDIIKDQLNFFIDKENQ from the coding sequence ATGAATTTCAAAGATAAAAACGTACTAATTACAGGAATAAGTGGGTTTGTTGGAGCATACCTTGCAGAAAGACTAGTAAATGAAGGCAGTAATGTTTATGGTATAATTAGAAGAAGAAGTGATGGACAAACACCAGCAAATATTAAAAATCATGAACTTGAAGATAAAATCACACCAATAACAGGAAATCTTAAAGACATAACATCAATAGCAAATGCAATAGATGAAGCACAACCAGATTATGTATTCCATCTTGCAGCACAATCATTTGTACCACAATCATTTGACAATCCTGCAGATACAGAACAAAACAATTCAATGGGAACAAGTAATCTTCTTGAAGCAATGAGAATGAAAGATTCAGATGCACGTATGATCTTTGCAGGTTCATCAGAAGAATATGGTCTTGTAATATCATCAAAACAACAATATGACCATGTAATAGGACAGTATGGAACAATCTTCCCAGATCTTAAGGAAGGTCAAACAAATGAATTACCAATATCTGAAACAAATCCTCTAAGACCAATGAGTCCTTATGCAGTTTCAAAAGTATATGGAGACTTCCTAACACGTAACTACTACCACTCCTATGGACTTGACACAGTAGTATCAAGAGCATTTAACCATGAAGGTGCAGGACGTGGAAAAATGTTTGTAACATCAGTTGTTACAAATCAAGTAATGCAACTTAAAATGGGATTATGTGACAAAATCACAATAGGAAATGTAAATGCATTCAGAGACTGGACACATGTAAATGACATAGTAGATGGATATCTCACACTTGCAACAAAAGCAAACAGTGGAGATGTATACAACCAGGGATCAATGAGAACAAACTCAATATTAAGCTATATTCTTTTAAGCTTACAAGAAGCAGGATATAATGTTGAGGAAATTTCCACATTTAATGGAGATAAAAAAATTACAGATCCAGCTGCAATTAACAACGATAAATACTATGGTGTAGCATTTGATAAAACAAAAGTAGATTCAATGCTTCTTGATGGTGAAGTTGAATATACAATAGAAGATAAAGGAATTATTGTAAAAACAGATAAAGAAGATGTAAAAGTTGAATTTAATGCAGCAAGATTCAGACCAGCTGAAGTACCAATTCTCTTTTCAAATACAGAAAAAATACAAAAACTTGGTGTTCAACCAAAACATACTGTATCTGACATAATTAAAGATCAACTAAACTTCTTCATTGACAAAGAAAACCAGTAG
- a CDS encoding glycosyltransferase family 4 protein: protein MNICIVTEYFPQSKDLEIKGGVEVCAFNEASELSKYNNITVITSKETDKDDFYIDDIHIICCGSKRGYTQKGSFIKRLDFMYQAYKKLLTLDDIDMIIGYNFITYPVAWKASRKLDTKIAARYHDVWIGRWIDTIGITGIFGEVMERYFLRQDVDLILPVSDYTKDNLKKYVDERKLKTVHNIVDFPIVKSDPYDAPTISCVARLVEYKRVEDLIRAVAIIKDTIPNIQCKIIGTGPQDSYLKDLTQKLELTGNIEFLGFVEKHDDVMCVVNSSDVFVLPSIVEGFGIVIVEALSLRTPFVAAEIPPVVEASGRKGGLFYEPKNYKQLAECILKLLSDKELYNKLQDEGYIQSKNYSKKAIGLKLNEIFNNL from the coding sequence ATGAATATCTGCATTGTAACTGAATACTTTCCACAGTCAAAAGATCTTGAAATTAAAGGTGGAGTAGAAGTATGTGCATTTAATGAAGCATCAGAACTATCAAAATATAATAATATTACAGTTATCACATCAAAAGAAACAGATAAAGATGACTTCTACATAGATGATATACACATTATATGTTGTGGAAGTAAAAGAGGATATACACAGAAAGGCTCATTTATTAAAAGATTAGACTTTATGTATCAAGCATATAAAAAGCTACTAACACTAGATGATATTGATATGATAATAGGATATAACTTCATAACATATCCTGTTGCATGGAAAGCATCACGTAAACTCGATACAAAAATTGCAGCCAGATATCATGATGTATGGATAGGACGATGGATTGATACAATAGGAATAACAGGAATATTTGGAGAAGTAATGGAGAGATACTTCCTAAGACAAGATGTTGACTTAATACTTCCAGTATCAGACTATACAAAAGATAACTTGAAAAAGTATGTTGATGAGAGAAAACTTAAAACTGTACATAACATAGTAGATTTTCCAATTGTAAAATCAGATCCATATGATGCACCTACAATAAGCTGTGTTGCACGACTTGTTGAATATAAAAGAGTTGAAGACTTAATTCGTGCAGTAGCTATAATTAAAGATACAATTCCTAATATTCAATGTAAAATTATAGGTACAGGACCACAGGATTCATATCTTAAAGATTTAACACAAAAACTAGAACTAACAGGTAACATAGAATTTCTTGGATTTGTTGAAAAACATGATGATGTAATGTGTGTTGTAAATTCATCAGATGTATTTGTACTACCAAGTATAGTTGAAGGATTTGGAATTGTAATAGTTGAAGCATTATCACTCAGAACACCATTTGTTGCAGCAGAAATTCCACCAGTAGTTGAGGCAAGTGGACGAAAAGGTGGTTTGTTTTATGAACCTAAAAACTATAAACAATTAGCTGAATGTATTCTTAAATTATTATCAGATAAAGAACTATACAATAAACTTCAAGATGAAGGATATATTCAATCAAAAAATTATTCAAAAAAAGCTATTGGACTTAAATTAAATGAGATATTTAACAATCTCTAA
- a CDS encoding NAD(P)-dependent oxidoreductase has protein sequence METNRILVTGGSGFIGQNLVKELRSRGHEVIAADLLNNDLEDYVRTDVRSYRQLERTFEEYGDFDYVYHLAAEYGRWNGEAYYENLWQTNVIGTKNMIRLQEKNKFRMIFFSSAEVYGDYDGIMSEDVMENNPIRDTYQMNDYAISKWDGELMCMNSEKMYGTETVRVRPVNCYGPGEKYTPYRGFIPKFTYLALHNKPYTVYKGHKRIIDYVGDTATTFANIVDNFIPGEAYNIGGNQEWEMDIKDYSDLVLKATGRDDSLVTYEEAEAFTTKVKTIDFSKSIRDLKHDPKVKPEEGIKKTAEWMKWYYRLDDE, from the coding sequence ATGGAAACTAATCGAATTTTAGTAACAGGTGGATCAGGATTTATTGGACAAAATCTTGTTAAGGAATTAAGAAGTAGAGGACATGAAGTTATAGCAGCAGACTTATTAAATAATGATCTTGAAGATTATGTAAGAACTGATGTAAGATCATACAGACAACTTGAACGTACATTTGAAGAGTATGGTGACTTTGACTATGTATATCACCTTGCTGCTGAGTATGGTCGTTGGAATGGTGAAGCATATTATGAAAATCTATGGCAGACAAATGTTATAGGTACAAAAAATATGATAAGATTACAGGAAAAAAATAAGTTTCGTATGATATTCTTTTCATCTGCTGAAGTTTATGGTGACTATGATGGTATAATGTCAGAAGATGTTATGGAAAACAATCCAATTCGTGATACATACCAGATGAATGATTATGCAATAAGTAAATGGGATGGTGAGCTTATGTGTATGAATTCAGAGAAAATGTATGGAACTGAAACTGTACGTGTAAGACCTGTAAATTGTTATGGACCTGGTGAAAAATACACACCATATCGTGGTTTTATTCCTAAATTCACATATCTTGCTCTTCATAACAAACCATACACTGTATATAAAGGACATAAAAGAATTATTGACTATGTTGGAGATACAGCAACAACATTTGCAAACATAGTTGACAACTTCATACCTGGTGAAGCATACAATATTGGTGGAAATCAGGAATGGGAAATGGATATTAAGGATTATTCTGATCTTGTTTTAAAGGCAACAGGTCGTGATGATTCTCTTGTAACATATGAGGAAGCTGAAGCTTTCACAACAAAAGTTAAAACTATAGACTTTTCAAAATCTATACGTGATCTTAAACATGATCCTAAAGTAAAACCTGAAGAAGGTATTAAAAAGACTGCAGAATGGATGAAATGGTATTATCGTCTTGATGATGAATAA
- a CDS encoding deoxyribonuclease IV, with amino-acid sequence MFTIGAHLSINKGYEHIANEALSINANTFQFFTRSPRGGQAKPLNMADVVALAGVMDEGEIPVILAHAPYIINLASKSEKTRQNSFEIFEDDLKRLDQLPNNMYNFHPGSHVKQGVEKGIELIVKSLNKLIRDDMKTTILLETMAGKGTEIGRKFEELQSIISKVENTENLGVCIDTCHIYDAGYDIVNNLDGVIDEFDSIIGLDRLKAIHLNDSIYGLESHKDRHARIGEGKIGLDAIVDIINHKKLRDLPFYLETPNDTIYGYKEEIDNLRSLYKN; translated from the coding sequence ATGTTTACAATAGGAGCACACTTATCAATAAATAAAGGATATGAACATATTGCAAATGAAGCATTAAGTATTAATGCAAATACATTCCAGTTTTTTACAAGAAGTCCAAGAGGAGGTCAGGCAAAACCTCTTAATATGGCAGATGTAGTAGCACTTGCTGGTGTAATGGATGAAGGAGAAATTCCTGTAATACTTGCACATGCACCATATATTATAAATCTTGCATCAAAATCAGAAAAAACACGCCAAAATTCATTTGAAATATTTGAAGATGACTTAAAAAGACTTGATCAACTACCAAATAACATGTATAACTTCCACCCTGGAAGTCATGTAAAACAAGGAGTAGAAAAGGGTATTGAGTTAATTGTCAAATCATTAAATAAACTTATACGTGATGATATGAAGACAACAATTCTTCTTGAAACAATGGCAGGAAAAGGAACAGAAATAGGAAGAAAATTTGAGGAATTACAGTCAATCATATCAAAAGTTGAAAATACAGAAAATCTAGGTGTATGTATAGATACATGTCACATCTATGATGCAGGATATGATATTGTAAATAATCTTGATGGTGTAATTGATGAATTTGACTCAATTATAGGACTTGACAGACTTAAAGCAATCCATCTTAACGATAGTATCTATGGACTTGAAAGTCATAAGGATCGTCATGCAAGAATTGGTGAAGGTAAAATTGGACTTGATGCAATTGTTGATATTATAAATCATAAAAAACTCAGAGATCTTCCATTTTATCTTGAAACACCAAATGATACTATCTATGGATATAAAGAGGAAATTGATAATTTAAGAAGTTTATATAAAAACTAG
- a CDS encoding thiamine pyrophosphate-binding protein encodes MENIENKAEYLIQTLEDNDVEYVFGYPGEQVLGIYEALRKSKIKHILMRHEQAAIHAADAYARVTGNYGVCLATAGPGAMNLTMGLAAAYKDSVPLIVLTGDVASDIKGQDAFQDIDINGVFNPITVKSYQCNSPEKLQNSIDEIFAYKEAGITGPFHINVSKNVQFMGRNVDHKIIKSRKIKQPQPSDINGIIKQINTSKRPLIIVGSGIIYADAIAQLNEFIDKTNIPITTTFHGRGIIPEDDPRNLGMIGNRGTKKSDMASENADLIIAMGCKLSERTTSTIKTDNIIQINTNKDHKRCEQFYQYNIKEVLIELNNKNVHKAPCEWIQKIAKVDENKQKTTFADTEKLNPEVVIRNIIQKADENTTITLDAGTTTTYFTMYTKLSKHSQLLFPGGFGPMGYSIPASIGAAFATDDVIFAAVGDGAMQMTMEELAVISKYKLPIIIFLINNSYLGIIKQWQDMANYENYEVELDYNPDFLKIAEAYNIEADDIKSIDELNEKVEIAIKKRQPHIFKIDVENMHIPMPSKKN; translated from the coding sequence ATGGAAAATATAGAAAATAAAGCAGAGTATTTAATTCAAACTCTTGAAGATAATGATGTAGAATATGTCTTTGGATATCCTGGTGAACAGGTTCTTGGAATTTATGAAGCACTTCGTAAATCTAAGATTAAACATATTCTTATGCGTCATGAACAGGCAGCAATTCATGCAGCTGATGCTTATGCAAGAGTTACTGGTAATTATGGTGTTTGTCTTGCAACAGCAGGTCCTGGTGCTATGAATCTTACTATGGGTCTTGCTGCTGCATATAAAGATAGTGTTCCACTCATTGTTCTTACAGGTGATGTTGCATCTGATATTAAAGGTCAGGATGCATTCCAGGATATTGATATTAATGGTGTTTTTAATCCTATTACTGTTAAGTCATATCAGTGTAATTCTCCTGAGAAGTTACAAAATAGTATTGATGAAATATTTGCATATAAAGAGGCTGGTATTACAGGACCATTTCATATAAATGTATCAAAAAATGTTCAATTTATGGGACGTAATGTTGATCACAAGATTATTAAAAGTAGAAAAATAAAACAACCACAACCAAGTGATATTAATGGAATTATTAAACAGATAAATACATCAAAAAGACCATTAATAATTGTAGGTTCTGGTATTATTTATGCAGATGCAATTGCTCAGTTAAATGAATTTATAGATAAAACAAACATACCAATAACAACAACATTCCATGGACGAGGAATAATACCAGAAGATGATCCAAGAAACCTTGGAATGATAGGAAACAGGGGAACAAAAAAATCAGACATGGCATCAGAAAATGCAGATCTAATAATTGCAATGGGATGTAAACTATCAGAGAGAACAACATCAACAATAAAAACAGACAACATAATACAAATAAATACAAACAAAGACCATAAAAGATGTGAACAATTCTACCAATACAACATAAAAGAAGTACTCATTGAATTAAACAATAAAAATGTACACAAAGCACCATGTGAATGGATTCAAAAAATAGCAAAAGTAGATGAAAACAAACAAAAAACAACATTTGCTGATACTGAAAAACTCAACCCTGAAGTTGTAATACGAAATATAATCCAAAAAGCTGATGAAAATACAACAATAACACTAGATGCAGGAACTACAACCACATACTTTACAATGTATACAAAACTATCAAAACACTCCCAACTCCTATTTCCTGGAGGATTTGGACCAATGGGATATTCAATACCAGCAAGTATAGGGGCTGCATTTGCAACAGATGATGTGATATTTGCAGCTGTAGGTGATGGTGCAATGCAGATGACAATGGAAGAACTTGCAGTAATAAGTAAATATAAACTTCCAATAATAATATTTTTAATAAATAATAGTTATCTGGGAATAATAAAACAATGGCAGGATATGGCAAACTATGAAAACTATGAAGTAGAACTAGACTATAACCCTGACTTTTTAAAGATTGCTGAAGCATACAACATAGAAGCTGATGATATTAAATCAATTGATGAGTTAAATGAAAAAGTTGAAATTGCAATAAAAAAAAGACAACCACACATCTTTAAAATTGATGTTGAAAATATGCATATTCCAATGCCATCTAAGAAAAACTAG
- a CDS encoding deoxyuridine 5'-triphosphate nucleotidohydrolase — protein MLGEEELIKLFPEFKDTIQPSGIDLRVDKVFKQTSEGSLIDDVKNLPEIEELQCDEDDVYTLKSKCAYSVTIEGKIQIPVGYTMLYLPRSTLLRSFISVHTAVGDPGFYGTLQFMVVNNGEYDYKLKKGERIAQAVVFKVDGSGQYSGSYQEKR, from the coding sequence ATGTTAGGTGAAGAAGAATTAATTAAATTATTCCCAGAATTTAAAGATACAATACAACCATCAGGTATTGATCTTCGTGTTGATAAAGTATTTAAGCAAACATCTGAGGGTTCATTAATTGATGATGTTAAAAACTTACCAGAAATTGAAGAACTACAATGTGATGAAGATGATGTATATACACTAAAATCTAAATGTGCATATAGTGTTACAATTGAAGGTAAAATTCAAATCCCTGTAGGATATACAATGTTATATCTTCCAAGATCTACACTTCTACGTTCTTTTATATCTGTACATACAGCAGTTGGAGATCCTGGATTTTATGGTACACTTCAATTTATGGTTGTAAATAATGGTGAATATGATTATAAGCTTAAAAAAGGTGAAAGAATAGCTCAGGCTGTTGTATTTAAAGTTGATGGATCTGGCCAATATTCAGGTTCATATCAAGAGAAGCGATAA
- a CDS encoding DUF368 domain-containing protein, which yields MGTSDIMPGISGGTIALITGIYDRLIGAISNIKFRFIKPLLKGDIGGFKTKLLEDIDFEFFIPLGLGIAIAMLLMSGVITFLLNDYAAFTYSFFAGLILASIFILYNQLDAFNIKAIAITVIFTILSYIFIGLNPVQASHTLPVLFISGFIGICAMLLPGVSGSSLLLILGQYEYVINAVHNLSIVEIGVFGVGALGGFMGMSRVIKYLLTNHKVATVAALIGIMLGSMRIPFSKIVGVSLIPLLICIALLIVAMIIVLAIESKSNNKLI from the coding sequence ATGGGTACATCAGATATTATGCCTGGAATATCAGGAGGAACAATAGCTCTTATCACAGGTATATATGACAGACTAATAGGTGCAATAAGTAATATTAAATTCAGATTTATAAAACCCCTACTTAAGGGAGATATAGGTGGATTTAAAACTAAGCTACTAGAAGATATTGACTTTGAATTTTTCATACCACTAGGTCTTGGAATAGCAATAGCAATGCTTTTAATGTCAGGTGTAATAACCTTCCTACTTAATGACTATGCAGCATTTACATATTCATTCTTTGCAGGATTAATACTTGCATCAATATTTATATTATACAATCAACTAGATGCATTTAATATAAAGGCAATTGCAATAACTGTAATATTTACAATACTATCATACATATTCATAGGATTAAATCCAGTACAAGCATCACATACACTGCCAGTACTATTTATATCAGGATTTATAGGAATATGTGCAATGCTACTTCCAGGAGTTTCAGGATCATCACTACTTCTAATACTTGGACAGTATGAATATGTAATAAATGCTGTACATAACCTTTCAATTGTAGAAATTGGAGTATTTGGAGTAGGTGCACTTGGAGGATTTATGGGAATGTCAAGAGTAATAAAATATTTACTCACAAACCATAAAGTAGCAACAGTAGCAGCACTAATTGGAATAATGCTAGGATCAATGAGAATACCATTTAGTAAAATTGTAGGAGTATCATTAATACCACTTCTTATATGTATAGCACTACTAATTGTTGCAATGATAATAGTATTAGCAATAGAATCAAAATCAAACAATAAACTAATATAA